A genomic stretch from Microtus pennsylvanicus isolate mMicPen1 chromosome 11, mMicPen1.hap1, whole genome shotgun sequence includes:
- the Dlg4 gene encoding disks large homolog 4 isoform X2, translating to MDCLCIVTTKKYRYQDEDTPPLEHSPAHLPNQVNAPELVHVAERNLSHLEAVHGVVGHAHLSPLKANSPPVIVNTDTLEAPGYVNGTEGEMEYEEITLERGNSGLGFSIAGGTDNPHIGDDPSIFITKIIPGGAAAQDGRLRVNDSILFVNEVDVREVTHSAAVEALKEAGSIVRLYVMRRKPPAEKVMEIKLIKGPKGLGFSIAGGVGNQHIPGDNSIYVTKIIEGGAAHKDGRLQIGDKILAVNSVGLEDVMHEDAVAALKNTYDVVYLKVAKPSNAYLSDSYAPPDITTSYSQHLDNEISHSSYLGTDYPTAMTPTSPRRYSPVAKDLLGEEDIPREPRRIVIHRGSTGLGFNIVGGEDGEGIFISFILAGGPADLSGELRKGDQILSVNGVDLRNASHEQAAIALKNAGQTVTIIAQYKPEEYSRFEAKIHDLREQLMNSSLGSGTASLRSNPKRGFYIRALFDYDKTKDCGFLSQALSFRFGDVLHVIDASDEEWWQARRVHSDSETDDIGFIPSKRRVERREWSRLKAKDWGSSSGSQGREDSVLSYETVTQMEVHYARPIIILGPTKDRANDDLLSEFPDKFGSCVPHTTRPKREYEIDGRDYHFVSSREKMEKDIQAHKFIEAGQYNSHLYGTSVQSVREVAEQGKHCILDVSANAVRRLQAAHLHPIAIFIRPRSLENVLEINKRITEEQARKAFDRATKLEQEFTECFSAIVEGDSFEEIYHKVKRVIEDLSGPYIWVPARERL from the exons AAATACCGCTACCAAGATGAAGACACGCCCCCTCTGGAGCACAGCCCGGCCCACCTCCCCAACCAGGTAAACGCCCCCGAGCTGGTGCACGTGGCGGAGAGGAACTTGTCCCACCTCGAGGCCGTCCATGGGGTCGTGGGCCACGCCCACCTCTCCCCCCTCAAG GCCAATTCTCCCCCTGTGATTGTCAACACGGACACCCTAGAAGCCCCAGGATAT gtgaaCGGGACAGAGGGGGAGATGGAATACGAGGAGATCACATTGGAAAGG ggtAACTCAGGTCTGGGCTTCAGCATCGCAGGTGGCACCGACAACCCTCACATCGGTGACGACCCATCCATTTTCATCACCAAGATCATTCCTGGTGGGGCTGCAGCACAGGATGGCCGCCTCAG GGTCAACGACAGCATCCTGTTTGTAAACGAAGTGGACGTTAGGGAGGTGACCCATTCGGCTGCAGTGGAGGCCCTCAAAGAAGCAGGTTCCATCGTTCGCCTCTATGTCATGCGCCGGAAACCGCCAGCTGAGAAGGTCATGGAAATCAAACTCATCAAAGGGCCTAAAG GACTTGGCTTCAGCATTGCAGGGGGCGTAGGGAACCAGCACATCCCTGGCGATAATAGCATCTACGTAACGAAGATCATCGAAGGAGGTGCTGCCCACAAGGATGGCAGGTTGCAGATTGGAGACAAGATTCTGGCG GTCAACAGCGTGGGGCTAGAGGACGTCATGCATGAGGATGCCGTGGCAGCCCTGAAGAACACATATGACGTTGTCTACCTAAAGGTGGCCAAGCCCAGCAATGCCTACCTGAGTGACAGCTATGCTCCCCCAGACATCACAACCT CGTATTCTCAGCACCTGGATAATGAGATCAGTCATAGCAGCTACTTGGGCACTGACTACCCCACAGCCATGACCCCCACTTCCCCTCGGCGCTACTCCCCTGTGGCCAAGGACCTGCTGGGCGAGGAAGACATTCCTCGGGAACCCAGGCGAATTGTGATCCACCGGGGTTCCACAGGCTTGGGCTTCAACATCGTGGGTGGCGAGGATGGTGAAGGCATCTTCATCTCCTTCATCCTTGCTGGGGGCCCTGCAGACCTCAGTGGGGAGCTGCGGAAGGGGGACCAGATCCTATCG GTCAATGGTGTTGATCTCCGCAATGCCAGCCATGAGCAGGCTGCCATTGCCCTGAAGAATGCGGGTCAGACGGTCACGATCATTGCTCAGTATAAGCCAGAAG AGTATAGCCGATTCGAGGCCAAGATCCATGATCTTCGGGAGCAGCTGATGAATAGTAGCCTGGGCTCAGGGACTGCATCTCTGCGGAGCAACCCCAAGAGGGGTTTCTATATCAG GGCCCTGTTTGATTATGACAAGACCAAGGACTGCGGTTTCTTGAGCCAGGCCCTGAGCTTCCGCTTTGGGGATGTGCTTCATGTAATTGACGCTAGCGATGAAGAGTGGTGGCAAGCACGGCGGGTCCACTCTGACAGTGAGACCGATGACATTGGCTTCATTCCCAGCAAACGGCG GGTTGAGCGACGAGAGTGGTCAAGGTTAAAGGCCAAG GACTGGGGCTCCAGCTCTGGATCACAGG GTCGAGAAGACTCGGTTCTGAGCTACGAGACAGTGACGCAGATGGAAG TGCACTATGCTCGTCCCATCATTATCCTTGGGCCCACCAAAGACCGAGCCAATGATGATCTTCTCTCTGAGTTCCCCGACAAGTTTGGATCCTGTGTCCCTC ATACGACACGTCCCAAGCGGGAATACGAGATAGATGGCCGGGATTACCACTTTGTGTCCTCCCGGGAGAAAATGGAGAAGGACATTCAGGCGCACAAGTTCATTGAGGCTGGCCAGTATAACAGCCACCTCTACGGGACCAGTGTCCAGTCTGTGCGAGAGGTAGCAGAGCAG GGGAAGCACTGCATCCTCGATGTCTCGGCCAATGCCGTGCGGCGGCTGCAGGCGGCCCACCTGCACCCTATCGCCATCTTCATCCGTCCCCGCTCCCTGGAGAATGTGCT AGAGATCAATAAGCGGATCACAGAGGAGCAAGCCCGGAAAGCCTTTGACAGAGCCACTAAACTGGAGCAGGAATTCACAGAGTGCTTCTCAG CCATCGTGGAGGGCGACAGCTTTGAGGAGATCTACCACAAAGTGAAGCGTGTCATTGAAGACCTCTCAGGCCCCTACATCTGGGTCCCAGCCCGAGAGAGACTCTGA
- the Dlg4 gene encoding disks large homolog 4 isoform X1: protein MDCLCIVTTKKYRYQDEDTPPLEHSPAHLPNQVNAPELVHVAERNLSHLEAVHGVVGHAHLSPLKANSPPVIVNTDTLEAPGYELQVNGTEGEMEYEEITLERGNSGLGFSIAGGTDNPHIGDDPSIFITKIIPGGAAAQDGRLRVNDSILFVNEVDVREVTHSAAVEALKEAGSIVRLYVMRRKPPAEKVMEIKLIKGPKGLGFSIAGGVGNQHIPGDNSIYVTKIIEGGAAHKDGRLQIGDKILAVNSVGLEDVMHEDAVAALKNTYDVVYLKVAKPSNAYLSDSYAPPDITTSYSQHLDNEISHSSYLGTDYPTAMTPTSPRRYSPVAKDLLGEEDIPREPRRIVIHRGSTGLGFNIVGGEDGEGIFISFILAGGPADLSGELRKGDQILSVNGVDLRNASHEQAAIALKNAGQTVTIIAQYKPEEYSRFEAKIHDLREQLMNSSLGSGTASLRSNPKRGFYIRALFDYDKTKDCGFLSQALSFRFGDVLHVIDASDEEWWQARRVHSDSETDDIGFIPSKRRVERREWSRLKAKDWGSSSGSQGREDSVLSYETVTQMEVHYARPIIILGPTKDRANDDLLSEFPDKFGSCVPHTTRPKREYEIDGRDYHFVSSREKMEKDIQAHKFIEAGQYNSHLYGTSVQSVREVAEQGKHCILDVSANAVRRLQAAHLHPIAIFIRPRSLENVLEINKRITEEQARKAFDRATKLEQEFTECFSAIVEGDSFEEIYHKVKRVIEDLSGPYIWVPARERL, encoded by the exons AAATACCGCTACCAAGATGAAGACACGCCCCCTCTGGAGCACAGCCCGGCCCACCTCCCCAACCAGGTAAACGCCCCCGAGCTGGTGCACGTGGCGGAGAGGAACTTGTCCCACCTCGAGGCCGTCCATGGGGTCGTGGGCCACGCCCACCTCTCCCCCCTCAAG GCCAATTCTCCCCCTGTGATTGTCAACACGGACACCCTAGAAGCCCCAGGATATG agttgcaggtgaaCGGGACAGAGGGGGAGATGGAATACGAGGAGATCACATTGGAAAGG ggtAACTCAGGTCTGGGCTTCAGCATCGCAGGTGGCACCGACAACCCTCACATCGGTGACGACCCATCCATTTTCATCACCAAGATCATTCCTGGTGGGGCTGCAGCACAGGATGGCCGCCTCAG GGTCAACGACAGCATCCTGTTTGTAAACGAAGTGGACGTTAGGGAGGTGACCCATTCGGCTGCAGTGGAGGCCCTCAAAGAAGCAGGTTCCATCGTTCGCCTCTATGTCATGCGCCGGAAACCGCCAGCTGAGAAGGTCATGGAAATCAAACTCATCAAAGGGCCTAAAG GACTTGGCTTCAGCATTGCAGGGGGCGTAGGGAACCAGCACATCCCTGGCGATAATAGCATCTACGTAACGAAGATCATCGAAGGAGGTGCTGCCCACAAGGATGGCAGGTTGCAGATTGGAGACAAGATTCTGGCG GTCAACAGCGTGGGGCTAGAGGACGTCATGCATGAGGATGCCGTGGCAGCCCTGAAGAACACATATGACGTTGTCTACCTAAAGGTGGCCAAGCCCAGCAATGCCTACCTGAGTGACAGCTATGCTCCCCCAGACATCACAACCT CGTATTCTCAGCACCTGGATAATGAGATCAGTCATAGCAGCTACTTGGGCACTGACTACCCCACAGCCATGACCCCCACTTCCCCTCGGCGCTACTCCCCTGTGGCCAAGGACCTGCTGGGCGAGGAAGACATTCCTCGGGAACCCAGGCGAATTGTGATCCACCGGGGTTCCACAGGCTTGGGCTTCAACATCGTGGGTGGCGAGGATGGTGAAGGCATCTTCATCTCCTTCATCCTTGCTGGGGGCCCTGCAGACCTCAGTGGGGAGCTGCGGAAGGGGGACCAGATCCTATCG GTCAATGGTGTTGATCTCCGCAATGCCAGCCATGAGCAGGCTGCCATTGCCCTGAAGAATGCGGGTCAGACGGTCACGATCATTGCTCAGTATAAGCCAGAAG AGTATAGCCGATTCGAGGCCAAGATCCATGATCTTCGGGAGCAGCTGATGAATAGTAGCCTGGGCTCAGGGACTGCATCTCTGCGGAGCAACCCCAAGAGGGGTTTCTATATCAG GGCCCTGTTTGATTATGACAAGACCAAGGACTGCGGTTTCTTGAGCCAGGCCCTGAGCTTCCGCTTTGGGGATGTGCTTCATGTAATTGACGCTAGCGATGAAGAGTGGTGGCAAGCACGGCGGGTCCACTCTGACAGTGAGACCGATGACATTGGCTTCATTCCCAGCAAACGGCG GGTTGAGCGACGAGAGTGGTCAAGGTTAAAGGCCAAG GACTGGGGCTCCAGCTCTGGATCACAGG GTCGAGAAGACTCGGTTCTGAGCTACGAGACAGTGACGCAGATGGAAG TGCACTATGCTCGTCCCATCATTATCCTTGGGCCCACCAAAGACCGAGCCAATGATGATCTTCTCTCTGAGTTCCCCGACAAGTTTGGATCCTGTGTCCCTC ATACGACACGTCCCAAGCGGGAATACGAGATAGATGGCCGGGATTACCACTTTGTGTCCTCCCGGGAGAAAATGGAGAAGGACATTCAGGCGCACAAGTTCATTGAGGCTGGCCAGTATAACAGCCACCTCTACGGGACCAGTGTCCAGTCTGTGCGAGAGGTAGCAGAGCAG GGGAAGCACTGCATCCTCGATGTCTCGGCCAATGCCGTGCGGCGGCTGCAGGCGGCCCACCTGCACCCTATCGCCATCTTCATCCGTCCCCGCTCCCTGGAGAATGTGCT AGAGATCAATAAGCGGATCACAGAGGAGCAAGCCCGGAAAGCCTTTGACAGAGCCACTAAACTGGAGCAGGAATTCACAGAGTGCTTCTCAG CCATCGTGGAGGGCGACAGCTTTGAGGAGATCTACCACAAAGTGAAGCGTGTCATTGAAGACCTCTCAGGCCCCTACATCTGGGTCCCAGCCCGAGAGAGACTCTGA
- the Dlg4 gene encoding disks large homolog 4 isoform X5, which translates to MDCLCIVTTKANSPPVIVNTDTLEAPGYELQVNGTEGEMEYEEITLERGNSGLGFSIAGGTDNPHIGDDPSIFITKIIPGGAAAQDGRLRVNDSILFVNEVDVREVTHSAAVEALKEAGSIVRLYVMRRKPPAEKVMEIKLIKGPKGLGFSIAGGVGNQHIPGDNSIYVTKIIEGGAAHKDGRLQIGDKILAVNSVGLEDVMHEDAVAALKNTYDVVYLKVAKPSNAYLSDSYAPPDITTSYSQHLDNEISHSSYLGTDYPTAMTPTSPRRYSPVAKDLLGEEDIPREPRRIVIHRGSTGLGFNIVGGEDGEGIFISFILAGGPADLSGELRKGDQILSVNGVDLRNASHEQAAIALKNAGQTVTIIAQYKPEEYSRFEAKIHDLREQLMNSSLGSGTASLRSNPKRGFYIRALFDYDKTKDCGFLSQALSFRFGDVLHVIDASDEEWWQARRVHSDSETDDIGFIPSKRRVERREWSRLKAKDWGSSSGSQGREDSVLSYETVTQMEVHYARPIIILGPTKDRANDDLLSEFPDKFGSCVPHTTRPKREYEIDGRDYHFVSSREKMEKDIQAHKFIEAGQYNSHLYGTSVQSVREVAEQGKHCILDVSANAVRRLQAAHLHPIAIFIRPRSLENVLEINKRITEEQARKAFDRATKLEQEFTECFSAIVEGDSFEEIYHKVKRVIEDLSGPYIWVPARERL; encoded by the exons GCCAATTCTCCCCCTGTGATTGTCAACACGGACACCCTAGAAGCCCCAGGATATG agttgcaggtgaaCGGGACAGAGGGGGAGATGGAATACGAGGAGATCACATTGGAAAGG ggtAACTCAGGTCTGGGCTTCAGCATCGCAGGTGGCACCGACAACCCTCACATCGGTGACGACCCATCCATTTTCATCACCAAGATCATTCCTGGTGGGGCTGCAGCACAGGATGGCCGCCTCAG GGTCAACGACAGCATCCTGTTTGTAAACGAAGTGGACGTTAGGGAGGTGACCCATTCGGCTGCAGTGGAGGCCCTCAAAGAAGCAGGTTCCATCGTTCGCCTCTATGTCATGCGCCGGAAACCGCCAGCTGAGAAGGTCATGGAAATCAAACTCATCAAAGGGCCTAAAG GACTTGGCTTCAGCATTGCAGGGGGCGTAGGGAACCAGCACATCCCTGGCGATAATAGCATCTACGTAACGAAGATCATCGAAGGAGGTGCTGCCCACAAGGATGGCAGGTTGCAGATTGGAGACAAGATTCTGGCG GTCAACAGCGTGGGGCTAGAGGACGTCATGCATGAGGATGCCGTGGCAGCCCTGAAGAACACATATGACGTTGTCTACCTAAAGGTGGCCAAGCCCAGCAATGCCTACCTGAGTGACAGCTATGCTCCCCCAGACATCACAACCT CGTATTCTCAGCACCTGGATAATGAGATCAGTCATAGCAGCTACTTGGGCACTGACTACCCCACAGCCATGACCCCCACTTCCCCTCGGCGCTACTCCCCTGTGGCCAAGGACCTGCTGGGCGAGGAAGACATTCCTCGGGAACCCAGGCGAATTGTGATCCACCGGGGTTCCACAGGCTTGGGCTTCAACATCGTGGGTGGCGAGGATGGTGAAGGCATCTTCATCTCCTTCATCCTTGCTGGGGGCCCTGCAGACCTCAGTGGGGAGCTGCGGAAGGGGGACCAGATCCTATCG GTCAATGGTGTTGATCTCCGCAATGCCAGCCATGAGCAGGCTGCCATTGCCCTGAAGAATGCGGGTCAGACGGTCACGATCATTGCTCAGTATAAGCCAGAAG AGTATAGCCGATTCGAGGCCAAGATCCATGATCTTCGGGAGCAGCTGATGAATAGTAGCCTGGGCTCAGGGACTGCATCTCTGCGGAGCAACCCCAAGAGGGGTTTCTATATCAG GGCCCTGTTTGATTATGACAAGACCAAGGACTGCGGTTTCTTGAGCCAGGCCCTGAGCTTCCGCTTTGGGGATGTGCTTCATGTAATTGACGCTAGCGATGAAGAGTGGTGGCAAGCACGGCGGGTCCACTCTGACAGTGAGACCGATGACATTGGCTTCATTCCCAGCAAACGGCG GGTTGAGCGACGAGAGTGGTCAAGGTTAAAGGCCAAG GACTGGGGCTCCAGCTCTGGATCACAGG GTCGAGAAGACTCGGTTCTGAGCTACGAGACAGTGACGCAGATGGAAG TGCACTATGCTCGTCCCATCATTATCCTTGGGCCCACCAAAGACCGAGCCAATGATGATCTTCTCTCTGAGTTCCCCGACAAGTTTGGATCCTGTGTCCCTC ATACGACACGTCCCAAGCGGGAATACGAGATAGATGGCCGGGATTACCACTTTGTGTCCTCCCGGGAGAAAATGGAGAAGGACATTCAGGCGCACAAGTTCATTGAGGCTGGCCAGTATAACAGCCACCTCTACGGGACCAGTGTCCAGTCTGTGCGAGAGGTAGCAGAGCAG GGGAAGCACTGCATCCTCGATGTCTCGGCCAATGCCGTGCGGCGGCTGCAGGCGGCCCACCTGCACCCTATCGCCATCTTCATCCGTCCCCGCTCCCTGGAGAATGTGCT AGAGATCAATAAGCGGATCACAGAGGAGCAAGCCCGGAAAGCCTTTGACAGAGCCACTAAACTGGAGCAGGAATTCACAGAGTGCTTCTCAG CCATCGTGGAGGGCGACAGCTTTGAGGAGATCTACCACAAAGTGAAGCGTGTCATTGAAGACCTCTCAGGCCCCTACATCTGGGTCCCAGCCCGAGAGAGACTCTGA
- the Dlg4 gene encoding disks large homolog 4 isoform X4: MDCLCIVTTKKYRYQDEDTPPLEHSPAHLPNQANSPPVIVNTDTLEAPGYVNGTEGEMEYEEITLERGNSGLGFSIAGGTDNPHIGDDPSIFITKIIPGGAAAQDGRLRVNDSILFVNEVDVREVTHSAAVEALKEAGSIVRLYVMRRKPPAEKVMEIKLIKGPKGLGFSIAGGVGNQHIPGDNSIYVTKIIEGGAAHKDGRLQIGDKILAVNSVGLEDVMHEDAVAALKNTYDVVYLKVAKPSNAYLSDSYAPPDITTSYSQHLDNEISHSSYLGTDYPTAMTPTSPRRYSPVAKDLLGEEDIPREPRRIVIHRGSTGLGFNIVGGEDGEGIFISFILAGGPADLSGELRKGDQILSVNGVDLRNASHEQAAIALKNAGQTVTIIAQYKPEEYSRFEAKIHDLREQLMNSSLGSGTASLRSNPKRGFYIRALFDYDKTKDCGFLSQALSFRFGDVLHVIDASDEEWWQARRVHSDSETDDIGFIPSKRRVERREWSRLKAKDWGSSSGSQGREDSVLSYETVTQMEVHYARPIIILGPTKDRANDDLLSEFPDKFGSCVPHTTRPKREYEIDGRDYHFVSSREKMEKDIQAHKFIEAGQYNSHLYGTSVQSVREVAEQGKHCILDVSANAVRRLQAAHLHPIAIFIRPRSLENVLEINKRITEEQARKAFDRATKLEQEFTECFSAIVEGDSFEEIYHKVKRVIEDLSGPYIWVPARERL, encoded by the exons AAATACCGCTACCAAGATGAAGACACGCCCCCTCTGGAGCACAGCCCGGCCCACCTCCCCAACCAG GCCAATTCTCCCCCTGTGATTGTCAACACGGACACCCTAGAAGCCCCAGGATAT gtgaaCGGGACAGAGGGGGAGATGGAATACGAGGAGATCACATTGGAAAGG ggtAACTCAGGTCTGGGCTTCAGCATCGCAGGTGGCACCGACAACCCTCACATCGGTGACGACCCATCCATTTTCATCACCAAGATCATTCCTGGTGGGGCTGCAGCACAGGATGGCCGCCTCAG GGTCAACGACAGCATCCTGTTTGTAAACGAAGTGGACGTTAGGGAGGTGACCCATTCGGCTGCAGTGGAGGCCCTCAAAGAAGCAGGTTCCATCGTTCGCCTCTATGTCATGCGCCGGAAACCGCCAGCTGAGAAGGTCATGGAAATCAAACTCATCAAAGGGCCTAAAG GACTTGGCTTCAGCATTGCAGGGGGCGTAGGGAACCAGCACATCCCTGGCGATAATAGCATCTACGTAACGAAGATCATCGAAGGAGGTGCTGCCCACAAGGATGGCAGGTTGCAGATTGGAGACAAGATTCTGGCG GTCAACAGCGTGGGGCTAGAGGACGTCATGCATGAGGATGCCGTGGCAGCCCTGAAGAACACATATGACGTTGTCTACCTAAAGGTGGCCAAGCCCAGCAATGCCTACCTGAGTGACAGCTATGCTCCCCCAGACATCACAACCT CGTATTCTCAGCACCTGGATAATGAGATCAGTCATAGCAGCTACTTGGGCACTGACTACCCCACAGCCATGACCCCCACTTCCCCTCGGCGCTACTCCCCTGTGGCCAAGGACCTGCTGGGCGAGGAAGACATTCCTCGGGAACCCAGGCGAATTGTGATCCACCGGGGTTCCACAGGCTTGGGCTTCAACATCGTGGGTGGCGAGGATGGTGAAGGCATCTTCATCTCCTTCATCCTTGCTGGGGGCCCTGCAGACCTCAGTGGGGAGCTGCGGAAGGGGGACCAGATCCTATCG GTCAATGGTGTTGATCTCCGCAATGCCAGCCATGAGCAGGCTGCCATTGCCCTGAAGAATGCGGGTCAGACGGTCACGATCATTGCTCAGTATAAGCCAGAAG AGTATAGCCGATTCGAGGCCAAGATCCATGATCTTCGGGAGCAGCTGATGAATAGTAGCCTGGGCTCAGGGACTGCATCTCTGCGGAGCAACCCCAAGAGGGGTTTCTATATCAG GGCCCTGTTTGATTATGACAAGACCAAGGACTGCGGTTTCTTGAGCCAGGCCCTGAGCTTCCGCTTTGGGGATGTGCTTCATGTAATTGACGCTAGCGATGAAGAGTGGTGGCAAGCACGGCGGGTCCACTCTGACAGTGAGACCGATGACATTGGCTTCATTCCCAGCAAACGGCG GGTTGAGCGACGAGAGTGGTCAAGGTTAAAGGCCAAG GACTGGGGCTCCAGCTCTGGATCACAGG GTCGAGAAGACTCGGTTCTGAGCTACGAGACAGTGACGCAGATGGAAG TGCACTATGCTCGTCCCATCATTATCCTTGGGCCCACCAAAGACCGAGCCAATGATGATCTTCTCTCTGAGTTCCCCGACAAGTTTGGATCCTGTGTCCCTC ATACGACACGTCCCAAGCGGGAATACGAGATAGATGGCCGGGATTACCACTTTGTGTCCTCCCGGGAGAAAATGGAGAAGGACATTCAGGCGCACAAGTTCATTGAGGCTGGCCAGTATAACAGCCACCTCTACGGGACCAGTGTCCAGTCTGTGCGAGAGGTAGCAGAGCAG GGGAAGCACTGCATCCTCGATGTCTCGGCCAATGCCGTGCGGCGGCTGCAGGCGGCCCACCTGCACCCTATCGCCATCTTCATCCGTCCCCGCTCCCTGGAGAATGTGCT AGAGATCAATAAGCGGATCACAGAGGAGCAAGCCCGGAAAGCCTTTGACAGAGCCACTAAACTGGAGCAGGAATTCACAGAGTGCTTCTCAG CCATCGTGGAGGGCGACAGCTTTGAGGAGATCTACCACAAAGTGAAGCGTGTCATTGAAGACCTCTCAGGCCCCTACATCTGGGTCCCAGCCCGAGAGAGACTCTGA
- the Dlg4 gene encoding disks large homolog 4 isoform X6 codes for MDCLCIVTTKANSPPVIVNTDTLEAPGYVNGTEGEMEYEEITLERGNSGLGFSIAGGTDNPHIGDDPSIFITKIIPGGAAAQDGRLRVNDSILFVNEVDVREVTHSAAVEALKEAGSIVRLYVMRRKPPAEKVMEIKLIKGPKGLGFSIAGGVGNQHIPGDNSIYVTKIIEGGAAHKDGRLQIGDKILAVNSVGLEDVMHEDAVAALKNTYDVVYLKVAKPSNAYLSDSYAPPDITTSYSQHLDNEISHSSYLGTDYPTAMTPTSPRRYSPVAKDLLGEEDIPREPRRIVIHRGSTGLGFNIVGGEDGEGIFISFILAGGPADLSGELRKGDQILSVNGVDLRNASHEQAAIALKNAGQTVTIIAQYKPEEYSRFEAKIHDLREQLMNSSLGSGTASLRSNPKRGFYIRALFDYDKTKDCGFLSQALSFRFGDVLHVIDASDEEWWQARRVHSDSETDDIGFIPSKRRVERREWSRLKAKDWGSSSGSQGREDSVLSYETVTQMEVHYARPIIILGPTKDRANDDLLSEFPDKFGSCVPHTTRPKREYEIDGRDYHFVSSREKMEKDIQAHKFIEAGQYNSHLYGTSVQSVREVAEQGKHCILDVSANAVRRLQAAHLHPIAIFIRPRSLENVLEINKRITEEQARKAFDRATKLEQEFTECFSAIVEGDSFEEIYHKVKRVIEDLSGPYIWVPARERL; via the exons GCCAATTCTCCCCCTGTGATTGTCAACACGGACACCCTAGAAGCCCCAGGATAT gtgaaCGGGACAGAGGGGGAGATGGAATACGAGGAGATCACATTGGAAAGG ggtAACTCAGGTCTGGGCTTCAGCATCGCAGGTGGCACCGACAACCCTCACATCGGTGACGACCCATCCATTTTCATCACCAAGATCATTCCTGGTGGGGCTGCAGCACAGGATGGCCGCCTCAG GGTCAACGACAGCATCCTGTTTGTAAACGAAGTGGACGTTAGGGAGGTGACCCATTCGGCTGCAGTGGAGGCCCTCAAAGAAGCAGGTTCCATCGTTCGCCTCTATGTCATGCGCCGGAAACCGCCAGCTGAGAAGGTCATGGAAATCAAACTCATCAAAGGGCCTAAAG GACTTGGCTTCAGCATTGCAGGGGGCGTAGGGAACCAGCACATCCCTGGCGATAATAGCATCTACGTAACGAAGATCATCGAAGGAGGTGCTGCCCACAAGGATGGCAGGTTGCAGATTGGAGACAAGATTCTGGCG GTCAACAGCGTGGGGCTAGAGGACGTCATGCATGAGGATGCCGTGGCAGCCCTGAAGAACACATATGACGTTGTCTACCTAAAGGTGGCCAAGCCCAGCAATGCCTACCTGAGTGACAGCTATGCTCCCCCAGACATCACAACCT CGTATTCTCAGCACCTGGATAATGAGATCAGTCATAGCAGCTACTTGGGCACTGACTACCCCACAGCCATGACCCCCACTTCCCCTCGGCGCTACTCCCCTGTGGCCAAGGACCTGCTGGGCGAGGAAGACATTCCTCGGGAACCCAGGCGAATTGTGATCCACCGGGGTTCCACAGGCTTGGGCTTCAACATCGTGGGTGGCGAGGATGGTGAAGGCATCTTCATCTCCTTCATCCTTGCTGGGGGCCCTGCAGACCTCAGTGGGGAGCTGCGGAAGGGGGACCAGATCCTATCG GTCAATGGTGTTGATCTCCGCAATGCCAGCCATGAGCAGGCTGCCATTGCCCTGAAGAATGCGGGTCAGACGGTCACGATCATTGCTCAGTATAAGCCAGAAG AGTATAGCCGATTCGAGGCCAAGATCCATGATCTTCGGGAGCAGCTGATGAATAGTAGCCTGGGCTCAGGGACTGCATCTCTGCGGAGCAACCCCAAGAGGGGTTTCTATATCAG GGCCCTGTTTGATTATGACAAGACCAAGGACTGCGGTTTCTTGAGCCAGGCCCTGAGCTTCCGCTTTGGGGATGTGCTTCATGTAATTGACGCTAGCGATGAAGAGTGGTGGCAAGCACGGCGGGTCCACTCTGACAGTGAGACCGATGACATTGGCTTCATTCCCAGCAAACGGCG GGTTGAGCGACGAGAGTGGTCAAGGTTAAAGGCCAAG GACTGGGGCTCCAGCTCTGGATCACAGG GTCGAGAAGACTCGGTTCTGAGCTACGAGACAGTGACGCAGATGGAAG TGCACTATGCTCGTCCCATCATTATCCTTGGGCCCACCAAAGACCGAGCCAATGATGATCTTCTCTCTGAGTTCCCCGACAAGTTTGGATCCTGTGTCCCTC ATACGACACGTCCCAAGCGGGAATACGAGATAGATGGCCGGGATTACCACTTTGTGTCCTCCCGGGAGAAAATGGAGAAGGACATTCAGGCGCACAAGTTCATTGAGGCTGGCCAGTATAACAGCCACCTCTACGGGACCAGTGTCCAGTCTGTGCGAGAGGTAGCAGAGCAG GGGAAGCACTGCATCCTCGATGTCTCGGCCAATGCCGTGCGGCGGCTGCAGGCGGCCCACCTGCACCCTATCGCCATCTTCATCCGTCCCCGCTCCCTGGAGAATGTGCT AGAGATCAATAAGCGGATCACAGAGGAGCAAGCCCGGAAAGCCTTTGACAGAGCCACTAAACTGGAGCAGGAATTCACAGAGTGCTTCTCAG CCATCGTGGAGGGCGACAGCTTTGAGGAGATCTACCACAAAGTGAAGCGTGTCATTGAAGACCTCTCAGGCCCCTACATCTGGGTCCCAGCCCGAGAGAGACTCTGA